A stretch of Peteryoungia algae DNA encodes these proteins:
- the purM gene encoding phosphoribosylformylglycinamidine cyclo-ligase has protein sequence MSQAGKNGLTYSDAGVDIDAGNLMVEKIKPAVKSTRRPGADGEIGGFGGLFDLKAAGFKDPILVAANDGVGTKLKIAIDANIHDTVGIDLVAMCVNDLVVQGAEPLLFLDYFATGKLDPDQGAAIVQGIAAGCREAGCALIGGETAEMPGMYSKGDYDLAGFAVGAAERGELLPSGDIAEGDVILGLSSSGVHSNGFSLVRKIVELSGLAWDAPAPFAEGQSLGAALLTPTRIYVKPLLKAIRETKSLKALAHITGGGFPENIPRVLPKHLAAEIDLSSFQVPAVFSWLAKTGGVAQNEMLRTFNCGIGMIVVVSADKVDDVTKALEAEGETVARLGRMIAREEGAHGVTYKGTLAL, from the coding sequence ATGAGCCAGGCTGGCAAGAACGGGTTGACCTATAGCGATGCGGGCGTCGACATCGATGCCGGCAATCTGATGGTCGAGAAGATCAAGCCGGCCGTGAAGTCGACCCGGCGCCCCGGTGCGGATGGCGAGATCGGCGGCTTCGGCGGGCTCTTCGACCTGAAGGCCGCCGGCTTCAAGGATCCGATCCTGGTGGCAGCCAATGATGGCGTCGGCACCAAGCTGAAGATCGCCATCGACGCCAATATCCACGACACGGTCGGCATCGACCTCGTTGCCATGTGCGTCAACGACCTCGTCGTGCAGGGCGCAGAGCCCCTTCTCTTCCTCGACTATTTCGCCACCGGCAAGCTCGATCCGGACCAGGGGGCTGCCATCGTTCAGGGCATCGCTGCTGGCTGCCGCGAGGCGGGCTGCGCGCTGATCGGCGGCGAGACCGCTGAAATGCCGGGCATGTATTCCAAGGGCGATTACGACCTCGCAGGCTTTGCCGTCGGTGCTGCCGAGCGCGGCGAACTGCTGCCATCAGGCGATATCGCCGAGGGCGACGTGATCCTCGGGCTTTCCTCCTCGGGCGTGCATTCCAACGGCTTTTCTCTGGTGCGCAAGATCGTCGAGCTCTCGGGCCTTGCCTGGGACGCACCGGCTCCCTTCGCCGAGGGACAGTCGCTGGGTGCTGCCCTGCTGACCCCGACCCGGATCTATGTGAAGCCGCTCCTGAAGGCGATCAGGGAAACCAAGTCGCTCAAGGCGCTCGCCCATATCACCGGCGGCGGTTTCCCGGAAAACATTCCGCGCGTGTTGCCGAAGCACCTCGCCGCCGAGATCGATCTCTCCTCCTTCCAGGTGCCGGCCGTCTTCTCCTGGCTCGCCAAGACCGGTGGCGTTGCCCAGAATGAAATGCTGCGCACCTTCAACTGCGGCATAGGCATGATCGTCGTGGTCTCCGCCGACAAGGTTGACGACGTCACCAAGGCGCTGGAAGCCGAGGGTGAAACCGTTGCCCGCCTCGGCCGCATGATCGCCCGCGAAGAGGGTGCGCATGGCGTGACCTACAAGGGTACGCTCGCCCTATGA
- a CDS encoding AI-2E family transporter, translated as MARNISAIGLRRQVFFWLVTLAIFIAFLMLFSSILLPFIAGMALAYFLDPVADRLERIGLSRLMATVVILVSFVIVFVLSLMIIIPVLASQLNEFIQRVPGYITQLQTFIATSNASWLPDWVDGQMGTIRENFSRYLSEGVGFLGTLVEQIWNSGKALLDIASLLVVTPVVAFYLLLDWDRMIEKVDSWVPRNQLGTVRQLATELDNTIAGFVRGQGSLCLILGIFYAIALSAAGLNFGLLIGFFTGMISFIPYVGSTVGLLLSLGVAIVQFWPDFIWVGVIAGIFFLGQFIEGNILQPKLVGKSVGLHPVWLMFALFAFGALFGFVGVLVAVPAAAAIGVLVRFAISRYLDSDLYYGTALVIAPPSPAVGEIEPPSSRDVSET; from the coding sequence ATGGCTCGCAACATCAGTGCAATTGGCCTGCGCCGCCAGGTGTTTTTCTGGCTGGTGACACTGGCGATCTTCATCGCCTTCCTGATGCTGTTCTCGTCCATCCTGTTGCCATTCATCGCCGGCATGGCGCTTGCCTATTTCCTCGATCCCGTCGCCGACAGGCTGGAGCGTATCGGCCTGAGCCGCCTGATGGCGACAGTGGTGATCCTCGTCTCCTTCGTCATCGTGTTCGTTCTGTCCCTGATGATCATCATCCCGGTGCTCGCCAGCCAGCTCAACGAATTCATCCAGCGCGTGCCCGGATATATCACGCAGCTGCAGACCTTCATCGCGACCTCGAATGCTTCCTGGCTTCCGGATTGGGTCGATGGCCAGATGGGCACGATCCGGGAGAATTTCTCGCGTTATCTGAGCGAAGGCGTCGGCTTCCTGGGAACTCTGGTTGAGCAGATCTGGAATTCCGGCAAGGCGCTACTCGACATCGCCTCGCTTCTGGTCGTGACGCCGGTCGTCGCATTCTACCTGCTGCTCGACTGGGATCGCATGATCGAGAAGGTCGACAGCTGGGTGCCGCGCAACCAGCTCGGCACGGTGCGTCAGCTCGCGACCGAACTCGACAACACGATTGCCGGCTTCGTGCGCGGCCAGGGGTCGCTCTGCCTCATCCTCGGCATTTTCTACGCGATCGCGCTCTCGGCCGCCGGCCTGAATTTCGGCCTGCTCATCGGTTTCTTCACCGGCATGATCAGCTTCATTCCCTATGTCGGCTCGACGGTCGGCCTGCTCCTGTCGCTCGGCGTCGCCATCGTCCAGTTCTGGCCGGACTTCATCTGGGTCGGCGTCATTGCCGGCATCTTCTTCCTCGGCCAGTTCATCGAGGGAAACATCCTGCAGCCCAAGCTGGTGGGCAAGAGCGTCGGCCTGCATCCGGTCTGGCTGATGTTCGCGCTCTTCGCCTTTGGCGCGCTCTTCGGCTTCGTCGGCGTGCTCGTGGCGGTGCCGGCTGCCGCCGCCATCGGCGTGCTTGTCCGGTTCGCCATATCGCGTTATCTTGACAGCGATCTCTATTACGGAACGGCGCTCGTCATTGCGCCGCCTTCCCCTGCCGTCGGCGAGATCGAACCTCCAAGCTCCAGAGACGTGTCCGAGACGTGA
- the hdaA gene encoding DnaA regulatory inactivator HdaA — translation MTDAKMAPAKRGAAEQLPLAFEHGSATGRDDLLVSERMAAAVSIVDAWPNWPSPVVILAGPEGSGKSHLAQIFRDISGAADILPQPGEGASQVAAIGPVLFEDADRRGFDEVELFHVINAVRQHGTTLLITSRSFPPSWNVQLADLNSRLKAATVVEIGAPDEDLLGQLITKLFADRQLCIDDKIVGYIVSRMERSFLAAQMVVDRMDRLALARRVRITRSLAAEVLETLEAADGTD, via the coding sequence ATGACTGACGCCAAGATGGCTCCCGCAAAGCGTGGAGCCGCCGAACAGCTGCCGCTCGCCTTCGAGCATGGCTCTGCCACCGGCCGCGACGACCTGCTGGTTTCCGAGCGCATGGCCGCGGCCGTGTCGATCGTCGACGCCTGGCCGAACTGGCCGTCGCCGGTGGTGATCCTCGCAGGCCCGGAAGGTTCGGGAAAATCGCATCTCGCCCAGATCTTTCGAGACATCAGCGGTGCGGCCGATATTCTGCCGCAGCCGGGCGAGGGGGCATCGCAAGTCGCGGCCATCGGCCCCGTCCTGTTCGAGGATGCCGACCGCCGGGGTTTCGACGAGGTCGAGCTGTTCCACGTCATCAATGCGGTGCGCCAGCACGGCACGACGCTGCTCATCACGTCGCGCAGCTTTCCGCCCTCGTGGAATGTCCAGTTGGCGGATCTCAACTCGCGCCTGAAGGCGGCCACTGTGGTCGAGATCGGGGCTCCGGACGAAGACCTTCTCGGTCAATTGATCACCAAACTCTTTGCCGACCGCCAGCTTTGCATCGATGACAAGATCGTCGGCTATATCGTCAGCCGCATGGAGCGCTCCTTCCTTGCCGCCCAGATGGTGGTCGATCGCATGGACAGGCTGGCGCTTGCCAGGCGCGTCAGGATCACACGCAGCTTGGCGGCAGAGGTGCTGGAAACGCTGGAGGCGGCCGACGGTACGGATTGA